The following coding sequences are from one Oscillospiraceae bacterium window:
- a CDS encoding sporulation protein YqfC, with protein MKKLNIKKKMADTLDLPEEYVVGSLKISIVDFNTIGILNYKSIVEYGENLIKINTKDKMIRIEGKSLIIDNITDDEIKIKGDISSVMFE; from the coding sequence ATGAAAAAATTAAACATAAAAAAGAAAATGGCAGATACTCTCGATTTACCTGAAGAGTATGTGGTGGGGAGTTTGAAAATCAGTATTGTTGATTTTAACACAATCGGAATTTTAAATTACAAAAGCATTGTTGAATACGGAGAAAATCTTATAAAAATAAACACAAAGGATAAAATGATAAGAATAGAGGGTAAATCACTTATAATAGATAATATTACAGATGACGAAATAAAAATAAAAGGGGATATAAGTAGTGTTATGTTTGAATAA
- a CDS encoding ribonuclease J, translating into MAKAKKLKIIPLGGLNEIGKNLTVFEYGKDIIVLDCGIAFPDEEMLGVDLVIPDFNYLIKNANKVRGLVLTHGHEDHIGAIPYLLKELNVPVYGTRLTLGLVEHKLKEHNILSSAKLNKVSAGDKIKLGEITVEFIRTNHSIADACAIAFHTPVGIILHTGDFKIDSTPVTGQMIDLARFAELSKEGITLLMSDSTNAERPGYTMSESTIGGTLDEIFSQNKKNRIIVATFASNIHRMQQIIDTAHKCGRKVAVSGRSMENILTVAIELGYMKVPNGVLVNIDNLKKYNKEQTVIITTGSQGEPMSALYRMAYSDHKKIEITSGDVVVVSASPIPGNEKFISRVINELFKKGAKVIYESMADIHVSGHACQEELKLILGVTKPKFFMPVHGEYRHLIRHGELAEKVGIDSKNIFISENGKVLEVSEKSAKFNSTVPSGRVFVDGLGVGDVGNIVIRDRKHLSQDGLIVIVVTLSQDRKIVAGPDIISRGFVYVRESEDLMQEAKEVALTTLEKCLEKGAVDWASLKGEVKGDVSDFIFKETKRRPMILPVIMEI; encoded by the coding sequence GTGGCAAAAGCAAAAAAACTTAAAATTATTCCGCTTGGAGGACTTAACGAGATTGGCAAAAATCTCACTGTGTTTGAGTACGGAAAAGATATTATAGTCTTAGATTGCGGAATTGCCTTCCCTGACGAAGAAATGTTAGGGGTTGATTTGGTTATTCCCGATTTTAATTATCTTATAAAAAATGCTAATAAAGTAAGAGGGTTGGTTTTAACGCACGGGCATGAGGACCATATAGGTGCTATTCCCTATTTGTTAAAGGAACTTAATGTTCCCGTTTACGGAACAAGGCTTACTTTAGGACTTGTTGAGCATAAACTTAAAGAACATAATATTTTATCTTCTGCTAAACTTAATAAAGTATCTGCCGGCGATAAAATAAAACTTGGAGAAATTACAGTTGAATTTATCAGAACAAACCATTCTATTGCAGATGCTTGTGCAATAGCATTCCACACACCTGTGGGAATTATTCTTCATACGGGGGACTTTAAAATTGATTCAACCCCTGTTACAGGTCAGATGATTGATTTGGCAAGGTTTGCCGAACTTTCAAAAGAGGGTATCACCCTTTTAATGTCGGACAGTACCAACGCTGAAAGACCAGGATACACAATGTCGGAAAGTACCATAGGCGGTACGCTTGACGAAATTTTTTCACAAAATAAGAAAAACAGGATTATCGTTGCAACTTTTGCTTCAAACATTCACAGAATGCAACAAATTATTGATACGGCTCACAAATGCGGAAGAAAAGTTGCAGTTTCAGGAAGAAGTATGGAAAATATCCTTACTGTCGCAATAGAGTTAGGATATATGAAAGTGCCAAACGGTGTTCTTGTAAATATAGACAATCTGAAAAAATATAATAAAGAACAAACTGTTATAATAACCACAGGTTCTCAGGGAGAGCCAATGAGTGCATTGTACCGAATGGCATATTCTGACCATAAAAAAATTGAGATAACATCGGGAGATGTTGTGGTAGTATCTGCTTCGCCTATTCCTGGGAACGAAAAGTTTATTTCAAGAGTTATAAACGAACTGTTTAAAAAAGGCGCAAAAGTTATTTACGAATCAATGGCAGATATTCACGTATCAGGGCATGCCTGTCAGGAAGAATTAAAACTTATTTTAGGGGTTACAAAACCTAAATTCTTTATGCCTGTTCACGGTGAATACCGTCACTTGATAAGGCATGGTGAACTTGCCGAAAAAGTCGGCATTGATTCTAAAAATATATTTATTTCTGAAAACGGAAAAGTTCTTGAAGTATCTGAAAAAAGTGCAAAGTTCAATTCTACAGTTCCGTCAGGCAGAGTGTTTGTTGACGGGCTTGGAGTCGGAGATGTCGGAAATATCGTAATAAGGGACAGAAAACATCTTTCTCAGGACGGTCTTATCGTTATTGTTGTTACTTTGTCACAGGACAGAAAGATAGTTGCAGGCCCTGATATCATATCAAGAGGCTTTGTATATGTAAGAGAAAGCGAAGATCTTATGCAGGAAGCAAAAGAAGTTGCACTTACTACTTTGGAAAAATGCCTTGAAAAAGGCGCTGTTGACTGGGCAAGTCTTAAGGGCGAAGTAAAGGGCGATGTGTCCGACTTTATCTTTAAAGAAACAAAGAGAAGACCAATGATACTTCCTGTTATTATGGAAATATAA
- a CDS encoding N-acetylmuramoyl-L-alanine amidase produces the protein MAIKIFIDQGHNPSGPNTGATGNGLNEADITYRVGVLLRDLLLENGNFQVMLSRKTPNEVLGNSNAGSLAERVRMANTWGADFFISIHTNAVANPQANGTEILTYRLSGPAYNMATLILNSIVTRLNMRNRGVKLGNNLFVLRRTVMPALLIELGFITNPSDAYKMDTNPEGFAYAIYQGILEYFGL, from the coding sequence ATGGCTATAAAAATTTTTATTGACCAAGGACACAATCCGTCAGGTCCTAATACAGGGGCAACAGGAAACGGACTTAACGAGGCAGATATAACCTACAGAGTGGGAGTTCTTTTAAGAGATTTACTTTTAGAAAACGGAAATTTTCAGGTAATGTTATCAAGAAAAACTCCAAATGAGGTACTTGGAAATTCAAATGCGGGAAGCCTTGCCGAGAGGGTAAGAATGGCTAATACATGGGGAGCAGATTTTTTTATAAGTATTCATACAAATGCAGTAGCAAACCCTCAGGCTAACGGGACTGAAATTTTAACCTACAGGCTTTCGGGCCCTGCCTATAATATGGCAACCCTTATATTAAATTCTATTGTGACAAGACTTAATATGAGAAACAGGGGGGTAAAGTTAGGAAACAATCTTTTTGTTTTAAGAAGAACAGTTATGCCTGCTTTATTAATTGAACTTGGATTTATAACAAACCCGTCAGACGCATATAAAATGGATACTAACCCCGAAGGATTTGCTTATGCTATATATCAGGGGATTTTAGAGTATTTTGGACTCTGA